DNA from Eucalyptus grandis isolate ANBG69807.140 chromosome 5, ASM1654582v1, whole genome shotgun sequence:
TATATGtggaagaactcattttctAAGCAAGGACATGAAGCCCTTTCAGGAATCTATTGAAAAAGCAATTATTGTTCTCCATTCTTCTTCTGTTAGATTTTGTTCCCGTAATTTAAGAATTCACCAGTCCAACATACTCAGGATCCATATGATGTTCTAGTCAAGCGACTTGATAGCAGTCATTTCCTATTCTTCATTACTTCTGCGTACAGATGCTAATCTTCGTGATCATTGTTTGATGTACTAAAAAGTTGCATCGTTTGTCACTGAGCTGAGGTTTGACGCTTCAGGGTATTGTCAGGAATTTTGTATCCTCCATTCTAATCCATTTGCATTTGTTCTGGACGTGTAGGTGATACACAGAGACTTTAAGTCATCGAATGTATTACTGGACGAGGACTTCAAACCAAAGCTTTCAGACTTTGGGCTTGCACGGGAAGGGCCAACAGCTGACCGTACTCATGTTTCAACTGCTGTAAGTTACACTTAAACTCATTCTTGATCCCCTGTAGCCAATTGTTAGAGGCAATAAGTGTTCTTCTATAGAAGACTTGGTAACATTTGTTGAGCTAAAAGTTTTCATGGTGCTCATATCCTTCTGCTCAATAAGTAACTCAACaatcttttccaatttgaaGATCTATCCATAGGACCGGAAAAAGGTCTTTGGCTTTGGTGAAATGACCAATAGCTTGTCGATTCTCAGCagaattttttctcaaaattcagTGCATGGCCTATCGTAAATCATGCTTTTTTCATGTGAAGTAAACCTTGCAACAGGAACAAATGGATTTTACACATTCATTGCTTATGGTAACTTTCTCCTTGACCAGGTGGTAGGAACACAAGGATATGCTGCTCCTGATTACATTCAGACTGGTCACTTGACAGCTAAAAGTGACGTGTGGAGTTTTGGTGTCGTTTTGTATGAAGTGCTCACTGGAAGGCGATCACTGGAGAGGAACCGCCCGAGAACTGAACAAAAACTTTTGGAATGGGTGAAACAGTATCCTGCTGATAGcaagaaattcaattcaataattGATCCTCGACTCAAGAATCAGTACTCGGTCAGCGCGGCTCGCAAGATTGCTAAATTAGCAGACAGTTGCTTGTTAAAGAGTTCAAAAGATCGGCCAAAGATGAGTCAAGTGGTGCACAGTTTGCAGGAGATAATACAGGTTTCAGGTGCCGGAGATGATGCAAGTCAGGCAGCGGATAGGAGCTCCGAGCTTAGTGAGACTGAACCAGTCGACTCTGAATCGAACCCTGGTCAAACCGGAACTTCTGAGTCATGGAAAAGACGAATGGCCCATTTAGTTAAATTGGGAGAGCATGTCGAGGGCGTTAGCAGGAGAAGATTTTTGATCATGCAGAggacaaaagtgcaataaatcGTACTCTTATTGATGTAATCAGAATACTCTTATATTTTCACTCAATGTCATATAAACTTGAGGTTTTTTTTAGGCTTGGCTCGACTCAGCTCTTCCTTTGTACAGGTAACGGAAGAGAGATTGTAAATAGAATGTtttgtttatcattttcttCTATATATCTACATGTTCCTGCTTCTTGACATGAATAGAATTCAGGGATGTATTTACTTCAGCAGTCTGCTGCTCCAGAATCTAATTTTCAGAGTGAATTTGTGGCATTTTTCTCTTAAGAAAGAAACCTGTCTGCTGAAAGCTACATCCTTGTGATGAAACTTACGCATTTCATCGCCATTGTGAGACTGTCTTGAAAACTTATCGGCCACATGAACAAGTTAATAACAACGTAAATTTAATTTGCTTGTTTGATTTAGCAAGATAACTAACTtccttatttcctttttcatgaaaGGTTACCCTCAATGTTGATAAGTTGCCAACTCGAGTTACTCGATAGGTCACAGTTAAGTTTTCGTATCTAAATTTGTTAATCAGAATAATATTTGACAGGGCTAAGTTTCtaaataggatttttttttattttttttttttttttttcatttttaagtaTGAGCTCggtaccaaatgaattcttacATTAAGTCTTGTGCCTACACACTTGACATGGTAGTAGCTTGCAGATACACCAATCTAGGGATTTTCACTGCGTAAGCAGTTATTCAGTCATAACCAATCATCATCAAGAAGGAAATGGAATTCTCTGTCAGGAAGACATTAATTTTCGTTCATGCTTTTGCTTAGTCTCAAGCATATCTTGGTTCTTCTTTGAAAATGGACATTGGCCAACAACTCCATGTAAGAAAGACAGGGCAAGATTAAATGTGCTGTTGTTACTTCATCATGAGCATGCAACATGTTTGAGGTACACTTTGTTGGTGATCTGAAATCCATTTCGCATGCCCGACTGTTTTCGACACTTTTGTCGTCGAAAATGATTCAGTCAATCCGATTCAACAAAGCCCTTGTGCCTATGTTGAAGGGGAACCTGCCTACCCGGAGAGCTAATGGAGAGCAATTAATACTGAAGGCAATAGAGGCagtaagaaaaggaaatagcCGACTGAGTGCAGCGTGACATGTTCTAATAGAATCTGAGTATATTGCAAAGGAAATGCATGCAGGAGTTTGTGGATTTCACCCCAAGGGACAAGAAGCCGAGGGCTTTCATTGGGCCTCGATAATGAAAGATGCCGAGGCACATGAATAGTGATGAGGGAAGAGAGGGAATCAACTTTAAATACATGAGAAGTGGATGGTACGGATTATGCTATTTGAAAAATTGACGCTCCAAGATTAGCCCaaaaaatccaactcaaaagaATAGTTGGTCACGATTGGATAGCGAGGACCCATCGCACTTACTCTCTTCTACCAAGTTGGATTGATAATCCTCCCCACcattttaatttaatcctatTCTTAGATATTGAAtctatttattatccattttttaGCAAGTAATGAAAGCTACttatttcgacaaaaaaaaacagtCGGTCACGATTGGTTGTAAGTTTTTGCCACCATCGGGGGAATAGATTGCAGCACCCGATCCAATGCCTTAAGAGCGCTTGTCAATGCGACTTCCTCTACATGCCCCCACACAAATCTCAAGAGCAGAAACAAAAGTTCAGGCGACGTGACGTGAcatcttgatttcctttttgttttggaTCGATCCTCAAGGAAATGATTGGAAACCACTTAATCTTGGCCTGTCAAGATAACTGACGAGACAGAGTGGAGGCAAGCAATAGAAGTGGTTTTATATAATCAGTGGACTCCTAGCACGTCTTCTAGCACGCGTTCCCTGTAACCCAACAATCCAAGCGCACGCCAGAGTTAGACCCCCCAATAGAATCACCTCCTTGGAGAGAGAATCACCTAACGCTATTTAAAAAACTAGACATGCATTGACCTTAACGTCCGCACAAATGTCACTTGTTAAACTCTTATCGACGTGCGATGATCGACACTTGTCAAGTATATCTCGACGGCCCACTCAAATGATAATCTATGAAATAGTAGTTTAAGCACACAGGTTGGTCATTCCTCATCTTCTGAGTGGGCATCGGAAGGCCAATCGAGGAATACGACCTAGATgccttgactttttttcttttttccttttttttgggtgacaCGTTGGTGGAAGCTCCCGCAAAGTCCACGGACAGGTACAGAATTCCATTTGATTCCCCAAAGAGCAAACTGCTCCAGTTCATAtggtaaaaaattatgaaattcatatgATTAAACTCCAATCAaagcgatcattttttttagtgtACACTGACAGAATCATATTTTCAGTATTTGTcaatctttcttctttaataGATTTTAGGGTAAAGTCCTAGAGCTAGTTTTGGAAATGTGAAATAAGTAATGGGGGCCGCCacttaacttttttattttagtttgacTCCTACTGATCCGAACGCTGCAGGAATTCTAAAATTGTACCCCATTCAAAAGTTCTATGGCATCAACCTTTTCGATAGCCTTCCTAAAAGTCAAACCAAAAACTTGAAAATCGATTGTAAACTGCTTCAATTTCCTATAAATTCTGTTTTGAGAATACATATTGCCCAAGATTGTATTAAAGCAGCCGTGGTTTGCTGAAGCAAAACAAGGTCGCACCAAACGCGACCAAACAAACACTCAAGTCTTTCTCGATGCAATTCGGCCTGTGATGGGCCAATGTTTCTTGAGAAAATGACCGGCTTCCACTGCCTGTTCTTGCCTCACTTTGGGTGAATACAAGTATAGTCAAAGCAAAAAttcgtttttttgttcccgagaacaaaaaatttaccaaacgaatttctattccaaatttgctTTCCGGAATAAAAGAAGAGAATCAATTATTATTTAGCCTATTAACAAATAGGCCCTAATTTGCCGAATTACAGTTTGACCAGACCTTCCCCTGATAATAGAAGAAAATAGATTGCACATGTCGCCACAACTTCTCTCTTAAAAAGTTTGCTTGATCTTTTGACCATTGGCGGCACATATTCTAGTCCACTTTTCTCTCCATGTGATCGGGAACTCGAAGCACATACAAGACCAGGTTAAGTGCCCCAAAATAGCCAACTTCTTGTTAATCAGTTCCTTCCATTCTGTGAGGAAGTGAGCCGGGAAGGAAGCAATAGAAGAAGGCCTGAATGTAACATTTGCCATGGGCATGTTCTCTTCTGATATAAcgcgtcaaaaaaaaaattgtgatgatGAAGAATAGACTGCTCCATTTCCACTGAAACTGAAAGCTATTGACCCAGGCCGGGTCCCTTTAAGTGATCGTCTGCAGACAAGCCACTCAAGCAATACCATGCTGGAACTCCACACCTCACTCTTAGTTCTTAAATTGCCAGTCTCGACGCAATCAGGAGCTCAAGTACATGTGTTCCAATTACATGCACAAGAAAATCAGATATCATTACCATCCATTCTTGTTGCCCAAGTCCATCACCTATTTAATATCAAATCATTAACCACAAAACAGATGGTATGTAATAGACCTGTAAAAACTAAGAAAGCTAAATTAAGCTAGATTTTCTTATTTAGCAAGTAGCTAGATTCAGCTAGACGGACCATCCTAAATTAATCAAGCTGAAAATGATAAGAAAGCTGGTTTTTCTACAATGGGAGGGCAGGAAGGATGTCTGCATGCATCAGAATCAGAAAGCATCTAcgagaaaaatagaaatataaactTTAGATCTTTTGAAtctagaaaaatagaaatataggTTCTTAACAGTAATGGGCAAAGGTAGATTCTGACAATAAATAAGTTCGACCAACAATACAGACCAGTCATGAATGGTCATATCAaactagaagtcctaaaactcgCATTGAAACAATCCCAACGCTTATCAACTGTGCATTCAAGATTTGTAAGGACataacaattttcttttgttatatcTGTTTGTTAAATggttaaaagaaacaaaatggacTTTTTTCAATATTAGAAACTTCTGACAGGATACCATTTGGCAGAACGGTCACTCCTTTGTCCAGATTGTCAAAAAAGATCCCACTCAAAATGTTTTGTC
Protein-coding regions in this window:
- the LOC104441337 gene encoding probable serine/threonine-protein kinase PBL19 produces the protein MECFSYFKNKSKPKERRSAPELETKSDNSATTADRATKSSSSATSQRGIPELYEEKAHLRVFSFLELRQATHDFSRLLKIGEGGFGCVYKGSIKPVDRKGELMQVAIKKLNRDGFQGHKQWIAEVQFLGVVEHENLVKLIGYCSDDSERGMQHLLVYEFMLNKSLEDHLFNKAYDALSWQTRLNILLGAAQGLAYLHEGLEVQVIHRDFKSSNVLLDEDFKPKLSDFGLAREGPTADRTHVSTAVVGTQGYAAPDYIQTGHLTAKSDVWSFGVVLYEVLTGRRSLERNRPRTEQKLLEWVKQYPADSKKFNSIIDPRLKNQYSVSAARKIAKLADSCLLKSSKDRPKMSQVVHSLQEIIQVSGAGDDASQAADRSSELSETEPVDSESNPGQTGTSESWKRRMAHLVKLGEHVEGVSRRRFLIMQRTKVQ